One Hippoglossus hippoglossus isolate fHipHip1 chromosome 5, fHipHip1.pri, whole genome shotgun sequence genomic window carries:
- the gpr37l1a gene encoding G-protein coupled receptor 37-like 1 → MFPVFFLLLLFVQSAELRHLHPESHPGLEAQRAEGAGTEESSPERTSAPRVESLRDADLKRVARGAKDGGSGKRDPHPPSGIGQPRRYDDPSGFFTTPRTDRRSTAPPGNLSSGSGLLNPLLPVSDGAYWAYAIMLLALVLFATGIVGNLALMCIVWHNFYLKSAWNCVLAGMALCDFLVLFFCLPVVVFHELTLKRLLGDLSCRLVPYLEVTSLGVATFSLCALSIDRFHAATGPGPLQSPKVEPCQSILSKLAVIWVGSMVLAAPELLLWQLLQETVSLPTLPTDLLQSQPAGSLMAAFRGRTDAFKVDICVREPSAELPEGIYSLVLTYHEARMWWIFGCYLCLPLLFTLACDLVTRQVLAQRLLQRPEGNKAPGRCSSSSSSSCSSTKKKPHVRQQRLRSTVMALTILYITCNLPESICNITLAYISIPESAVLPAVVLPALSLIGQFLLFVRCSATPVLLLCLCRSLGQAFMDCCCCCCEECLPDGSSSSSSSASATATSILSSPTSPSPSSLCPSSKEDAMKGLLGTEPAVCDRAKDSSAAMGTPC, encoded by the exons ATGTTCCCggttttctttctgctgctcctctttgtcCAGAGCGCGGAGCTCCGTCACCTCCACCCGGAGTCTCACCCGGGGCTGGAGGCGCAGCGGGCGGAGGGCGCAGGGACGGAGGAGTCCTCCCCGGAGAGGACGTCTGCACCCCGGGTTGAGAGTTTGAGAGATGCCGACCTGAAGCGAGTCGCCCGCGGGGCTAAAGACGGGGGCTCCGGGAAAAGAGACCCGCACCCCCCGAGTGGTATCGGGCAACCGCGGCGGTACGACGACCCGAGCGGCTTCTTCACCACACCGCGGACCGACCGGCGCAGCACCGCCCCGCCGGGCAACCTGTCCTCCGGGTCCGGGCTCCTCAACCCGCTGCTCCCGGTCTCGGACGGCGCGTACTGGGCGTACGCCATCATGCTGCTGGCTCTCGTGCTGTTCGCCACGGGCATCGTGGGGAATCTCGCGCTCATGTGCATCGTTTGGCACAACTTCTACCTGAAGAGCGCGTGGAACTGCGTCCTGGCCGGAATGGCCCTCTGCGACTTCCtcgttctcttcttctgtcttccGGTGGTCGTGTTCCACGAGCTCACACTCAAGAGGTTGCTAGGAGACCTGTCCTGTCGGCTCGTGCCCTACCTGGAG GTGACGTCTCTCGGTGTGGCAACGTTCAGCCTCTGCGCTCTGAGCATTGATCGGTTCCACGCTGCCACCGGCCCCGGGCCCCTGCAGTCGCCGAAAGTGGAGCCCTGCCAGTCCATCCTCTCCAAGCTGGCCGTCATCTGGGTGGGCTCCATGGTGCTGGCTGCCCCCGAGCTGCTTCTGTGGCAACTCCTCCAGGAAACTGTCAGCCTGCCAACGCTCcccactgacctgctgcagagcCAGCCGGCAGGCTCGCTGATGGCGGCGTTCAGAGGCCGAACAGATGCGTTCAAAGTGGATATCTGTGTTCGGGAGCCGTCTGCGGAGCTCCCAGAGGGCATCTACTCTCTGGTGCTGACGTACCACGAGGCCCGTATGTGGTGGATCTTCGGGTGCTACCTCTGTCTGCCGCTGCTCTTCACTCTGGCCTGCGACCTGGTGACCAGGCAAGTGTTGGCCCAGCGTCTGCTACAGAGACCTGAGGGCAACAAGGCGCCCGGCaggtgctcctcctcctcctcttcgtcttgCTCCTCCACAAAGAAAAAGCCGCACGTGAGGCAGCAGCGGCTGCGCTCCACTGTGATGGCGCTCACCATCTTGTACATCACATGCAACCTGCCAGAGAGCATCTGTAACATCACCCTGGCGTACATCTCCATCCCAGAGTCCGCTGTGCTCCCGGCTGTTGTTCTGCCAGCGCTCAGCTTGATCGGACAGTTCCTGTTGTTCGTGCGATGCTCTGCGACGCCGGTGTTGTTGCTGTGCCTGTGTCGATCCCTGGGCCAGGCCTTCatggactgctgctgctgctgctgtgaagagTGCCTCCCCGACGgcagctcctcttcatcctcttcagcGTCGGCCACTGccacctccatcctctcctcgcCCACTTCACCCTCTCCATCGTCCCTGTGTCCGTCCAGCAAAGAGGACGCGATGAAGGGCCTGTTGGGGACAGAACCGGCCGTCTGTGACCGGGCTAAAGACTCTTCAGCAGCTATGGGGACGCCGTGCTGA